From the Cryptomeria japonica chromosome 2, Sugi_1.0, whole genome shotgun sequence genome, one window contains:
- the LOC131046578 gene encoding protein NODULATION SIGNALING PATHWAY 2-like, with protein MEECLCLDEFNWDAVLEDIDATEELPCLDSTPESDDQEKVDRTIDEQNHQGHFSCSEHEIMGFFNCSSENEYRGLRLLHLLLACAQGISDGASDVAEVTLCRLRELVSPTGSVMERVSFYLYNSLIQWISPVGQRKVDLVSLRRSEHFMGAFSLLHQACPYIRMAHFTANQSIMEALMGASHDKNSRKRIHIVDFDIMEGMQWPPLMEALNYNKIAVGHLRITAIKWGEDKLMAMQTGRRLCEYAESLGIPFAFHEKELKDLKSICLEEEEIVMANCMIELPHMSMRRSKAKVSEFIHGISCLRHAILTVGLGAPYEYESTYFFSRFVQCLQYSCAMVDSLEAEVAEHLLARAMIERTFTAPMVMRALVCQEKGLNVTDVAFQSGFKFGVLSEENRFQARALISRQAGKYYGLEGRGDGGLCLTWASIPLLCVYVWDTPSPGPLGANSGIS; from the coding sequence ATGGAAGAATGCTTATGCCTTGATGAGTTTAACTGGGATGCTGTTTTGGAGGACATTGATGCAACAGAAGAACTACCGTGTTTGGATTCGACGCCCGAGAGTGATGATCAAGAGAAGGTTGATAGAACGATAGATGAGCAGAATCATCAGGGGCACTTCAGTTGCTCTGAGCATGAAATTATGGGATTCTTCAATTGCTCAAGCGAAAACGAATACAGAGGATTGAGACTTTTACATCTCTTACTTGCATGTGCCCAAGGAATTTCAGATGGAGCCTCTGATGTTGCTGAGGTTACCCTTTGCAGGTTGCGAGAACTGGTTTCTCCCACTGGTTCTGTCATGGAGAGGGTATCTTTTTACTTATATAATAGTCTTATTCAGTGGATTAGCCCTGTGGGTCAAAGGAAGGTGGACTTAGTGAGTCTAAGGAGATCAGAGCATTTTATGGGAGCTTTTAGTTTGCTTCACCAAGCATGCCCTTACATCAGAATGGCCCATTTCACTGCAAATCAAAGCATAATGGAGGCTCTGATGGGTGCAAGCCATGATAAAAATAGCAGGAAAAGAATCCATATTGTCGATTTTGACATTATGGAAGGCATGCAATGGCCACCTCTAATGGAAGCGTTGAATTATAACAAAATTGCAGTTGGGCACTTGAGGATCACTGCAATTAAGTGGGGGGAGGATAAATTGATGGCAATGCAGACAGGAAGAAGGTTGTGTGAGTATGCAGAATCTCTTGGGATTCCTTTTGCTTTCCAcgaaaaggaattgaaggatttgaAAAGCATTTGTTTAGAGGAGGAAGAGATTGTAATGGCGAACTGCATGATTGAGCTTCCTCACATGTCGATGCgaagaagcaaagcgaaggtctCAGAATTCATTCATGGGATCAGTTGTCTCCGTCATGCTATTCTTACTGTGGGACTGGGAGCTCCATACGAATATGAAAGCACCTATTTTTTCAGCCGTTTTGTTCAGTGCTTGCAATACTCTTGCGCCATGGTAGACTCTTTGGAAGCGGAAGTGGCAGAACATCTGCTTGCGAGAGCAATGATAGAGAGAACGTTCACCGCGCCAATGGTAATGCGTGCATTGGTGTGCCAAGAAAAAGGATTGAACGTCACGGACGTTGCATTTCAGTCTGGTTTTAAATTTGGTGTTTTAAGCGAGGAGAATAGATTCCAAGCCAGGGCATTGATTTCTCGTCAAGCAGGAAAATACTATGGCCTAGAAGGGCGGGGAGATGGTGGGCTTTGTCTGACATGGGCTTCAATTCCTTTGTTGTGTGTTTATGTCTGGGATACACCTTCCCCAGGTCCGCTCGGAGCAAACAGTGGAATCTCATGA